The following are encoded in a window of Anopheles stephensi strain Indian chromosome X, UCI_ANSTEP_V1.0, whole genome shotgun sequence genomic DNA:
- the LOC118504357 gene encoding pneumococcal serine-rich repeat protein-like isoform X1 — MEPRIGLYDWSLLRSIIVDQMREEKWTIYVGNLSKRMTWLGIVKMFSKFGLVTKCVYPVKQRGGFMGFALISYRDQAGAYRAVVSCNGRVHNGYRLCVAASFAIARPLPWACELYVTNFSLFVDEVVLGRVFGRMGATGLKIRWSAYGYRYATIMFDTPGVTRRVLEELNGVEFGDGYRLRLTYTSDAGNCAPVSPGQFRREQLMRRDGGFVRIVNLPETVDEWQLSAMFEGFGPIAYVLILRAFEQSTGCGIIRYAEVQCACEAVSVMDGTRRNGKRIRVKQLTEDKFGGHWAIPIDAKPRTDSDSDCSSEDSPVEDMPDDGFDEPLTNVVRDIDSSLQQLTVQDIPTFAPKPKLVVSVDNGKTLRPSEWEISKVRHISDYCYIPTPQYVNRQPGRTGLEELCNSRWQGIREFIVSLMHIPYITMDNCVLPGLQLASSTMAPHQPFASSIYVQSAGQSASSTQASRQPYASSSGYVPPAEQPASSTQASRQPYASSSGYVPPAEQPASSTQASRQPFASSSGYVQSAGQSASSTKASRQPFASSSSYVQSAGQSASSTKASRQPYASSSGYVQSTGQSASSTKASRQPYASSSSYVQSAGQSASSTKATHQPIASSSGYVQSAGQPASSTQASRQPYASSSGYVPPAEQPASSTKATHQPIASSSSYDLPAAFMSMAPSQPFASSSIYVLPAVQPTNWTLAPRQPCASSSSYVLPEVLSTIWTMAPSQPAVESANSWMAPHQPFASSSGYVLPTVQSAIWTMAPSQPFASSSIFVQSAGQSAISTMAPHQPFASSSIYVQSAGQAAISTMASHQPYASSSIYVQSAGESAISTMAPHQPYASSSIYVQSAGQSAISTMAPHQPYASSSIYVQSAGQSAISTMASHQPIASSSSYVLPAAFMSMAPRQPFASSSIYVQSAGQSAISTMAPHQPYASSSIYVQSVEQSAISTMASHQPIASSRGYDLPAAFMSMAPRQPFASSRGYDPPAVQPANYSSMAPRQPFASSRGYDPPAVQPANYSSMAPRQPFASSRGYDPPAVQPANYSSMAPRQPFASSRGYDPPAVQPANYSSMAPRQPFASSRGYDPPAVQPANYSSMAPRQPFASSRGYDPPAVQPANYSSMAPRQPFASSRGYDPPAVQPANYSSMAPRQPFASSNYKGFGDGKRYN; from the exons ATGGAACCTAGAATCG GACTCTACGATTGGAGCCTGCTGCGGAGTATCATCGTGGATCAGATGCGGGAGGAAAAGTGGACCATCTACGTCGGCAATCTGTCGAAGCGGATGACCTGGCTCGGGATTGTGAAGATGTTTAGCAAGTTCGGGCTGGTGACAAAGTGTGTGTATCCGGTGAAGCAGCGTGGAGGGTTTATGGGATTCGCCCTGATCTCGTACCGCGATCAGGCGGGTGCGTACCGGGCGGTGGTATCGTGCAATGGCCGCGTTCACAACGGGTATCGTTTGTGTGTGGCTGCCTCGTTCGCGATTGCGCGCCCGCTCCCTTGGGCGTGCGAACTGTACGTCACCAACTTTAGCCTGTTCGTGGACGAAGTTGTGCTGGGGCGCGTGTTCGGGAGGATGGGTGCGACCGGTCTGAAGATCCGTTGGAGCGCGTACGGGTATCGGTACGCTACCATCATGTTCGATACGCCAGGCGTTACGCGCCGGGTGCTGGAAGAGTTGAACGGTGTCGAGTTCGGCGACGGGTACAGGCTGAGGCTGACCTATACCAGTGACGCGGGCAACTGTGCACCGGTGTCGCCCGGACAGTTCCGGCGGGAGCAGCTCATGCGCCGGGACGGTGGCTTTGTGCGCATCGTGAACCTGCCCGAAACGGTGGACGAATGGCAGCTGTCCGCGATGTTCGAAGGGTTCGGGCCCATCGCGTACGTGCTGATACTGCGTGCGTTCGAACAATCCACCGGATGCGGCATAATCCGGTACGCCGAGGTGCagtgtgcgtgcgaagcgGTGAGCGTTATGGACGGTACCAGGCGGAATGGCAAGCGGATCCGGGTGAAACAGCTCACCGAAGACAAGTTTGGCGGCCATTGGGCTAT tccGATAGATGCGAAGCCGCGCACCGACAGTGACAGTGACTGCAGCTCGGAAGATTCACCCGTGGAAGATATGCCGGACGATGGCTTTGATGAACCGCTGACCAACGTGGTGCGTGACATTGATTCCAGCCTCCAGCAGCTGACCGTGCAAGACATTCCGACCTTCGCGCCGAAACCGAAGCTGGTCGTATCTGTGGACAACGGTAAAACGCTCCG CCCATCGGAATGGGAGATCTCGAAGGTACGCCATATTTCCGATTATTGTTATATACCCACACCGCAATATGTGAATCGCCAACCCGGACGTACAGGCTTGGAAGAACTGTGCAATTCAAGATGGCAAGGTATCAGAGAATTTATTGTCTCCTTGATGCATATACCTTACATAACAATGGACAACTGTGTACTGCCCGGACTACAGTTAGCAAGCTCGACGATGGCTCCTCACCAGCCTTTTGCTTCAAGCATCTATGTTCAGTCCGCAGGACAGTCAGCAAGCTCGACGCAGGCTTCCCGTCAGCCTTATGCTTCATCAAGCGGCTATGTCCCGCCCGCAGAACAGCCAGCAAGCTCGACGCAGGCTTCCCGTCAGCCTTATGCTTCATCAAGCGGCTATGTCCCGCCCGCAGAACAGCCAGCAAGCTCGACGCAGGCTTCCCGTCAGCCTTTTGCTTCATCAAGCGGCTATGTCCAGTCTGCAGGACAGTCAGCAAGCTCGACGAAGGCTTCCCGTCAGCCTTTTGCTTCATCAAGCAGCTATGTCCAGTCTGCAGGACAGTCAGCAAGCTCGACGAAGGCTTCCCGTCAGCCTTATGCTTCATCAAGCGGGTATGTCCAGTCTACAGGACAGTCAGCAAGCTCGACGAAGGCTTCCCGTCAGCCTTATGCTTCATCAAGCAGCTATGTCCAGTCTGCAGGACAGTCAGCAAGCTCGACGAAGGCTACTCATCAGCCTATTGCTTCATCAAGCGGCTATGTCCAGTCTGCAGGACAGCCAGCAAGCTCGACGCAGGCTTCCCGTCAGCCTTATGCTTCATCAAGCGGCTATGTCCCGCCCGCAGAACAGCCAGCAAGCTCGACGAAGGCTACTCATCAGCCTATTGCTTCATCAAGCAGCTATGATCTGCCCGCAGCGTTCATGTCGATGGCTCCCAGTCAGCCTTTTGCTTCATCAAGCATCTATGTACTGCCCGCAGTACAGCCAACAAACTGGACGTTGGCTCCCCGTCAGCCTTGTGCTTCATCAAGCAGCTATGTACTGCCGGAAGTACTGTCAACAATCTGGACGATGGCTCCCAGTCAGCCGGCAGTTGAGTCAGCAAACTCGTGGATGGCTCCTCATCAGCCTTTTGCATCATCAAGCGGCTATGTACTGCCCACAGTACAGTCAGCAATCTGGACGATGGCTCCCAGTCAGCCTTTTGCTTCATCAAGCATCTTTGTCCAGTCTGCAGGACAGTCAGCAATCTCGACGATGGCTCCTCATCAGCCTTTTGCTTCATCAAGCATCTATGTCCAGTCTGCAGGACAGGCAGCAATCTCGACGATGGCTTCTCATCAGCCTTATGCTTCATCAAGCATCTATGTCCAGTCTGCAGGAGAGTCAGCAATCTCGACGATGGCTCCTCATCAGCCTTATGCTTCATCAAGCATCTATGTCCAGTCTGCAGGACAGTCAGCAATCTCGACGATGGCTCCTCATCAGCCTTATGCTTCATCAAGCATCTATGTCCAGTCTGCAGGACAGTCAGCAATCTCGACGATGGCTTCTCATCAGCCTATTGCTTCATCAAGCAGCTATGTTCTGCCCGCAGCGTTCATGTCGATGGCTCCCCGTCAGCCTTTTGCTTCATCAAGCATCTATGTCCAGTCTGCAGGACAGTCAGCAATCTCGACGATGGCTCCTCATCAGCCTTATGCTTCATCAAGCATCTATGTCCAGTCTGTAGAACAGTCAGCAATCTCGACGATGGCTTCTCATCAGCCTATTGCTTCATCACGCGGCTATGATCTGCCTGCAGCGTTCATGTCGATGGCTCCTCGTCAGCCTTTTGCTTCATCACGCGGCTACGACCCGCCCGCAGTACAGCCAGCAAACTACTCGTCGATGGCTCCTCGTCAGCCTTTTGCTTCATCACGCGGCTACGACCCGCCCGCAGTACAGCCAGCAAACTACTCGTCGATGGCTCCTCGTCAGCCTTTTGCTTCATCACGCGGCTACGACCCGCCCGCAGTACAGCCAGCAAACTACTCGTCGATGGCTCCTCGTCAGCC
- the LOC118504357 gene encoding polyadenylate-binding protein 7-like isoform X2 codes for MEPRIGLYDWSLLRSIIVDQMREEKWTIYVGNLSKRMTWLGIVKMFSKFGLVTKCVYPVKQRGGFMGFALISYRDQAGAYRAVVSCNGRVHNGYRLCVAASFAIARPLPWACELYVTNFSLFVDEVVLGRVFGRMGATGLKIRWSAYGYRYATIMFDTPGVTRRVLEELNGVEFGDGYRLRLTYTSDAGNCAPVSPGQFRREQLMRRDGGFVRIVNLPETVDEWQLSAMFEGFGPIAYVLILRAFEQSTGCGIIRYAEVQCACEAVSVMDGTRRNGKRIRVKQLTEDKFGGHWAM; via the exons ATGGAACCTAGAATCG GACTCTACGATTGGAGCCTGCTGCGGAGTATCATCGTGGATCAGATGCGGGAGGAAAAGTGGACCATCTACGTCGGCAATCTGTCGAAGCGGATGACCTGGCTCGGGATTGTGAAGATGTTTAGCAAGTTCGGGCTGGTGACAAAGTGTGTGTATCCGGTGAAGCAGCGTGGAGGGTTTATGGGATTCGCCCTGATCTCGTACCGCGATCAGGCGGGTGCGTACCGGGCGGTGGTATCGTGCAATGGCCGCGTTCACAACGGGTATCGTTTGTGTGTGGCTGCCTCGTTCGCGATTGCGCGCCCGCTCCCTTGGGCGTGCGAACTGTACGTCACCAACTTTAGCCTGTTCGTGGACGAAGTTGTGCTGGGGCGCGTGTTCGGGAGGATGGGTGCGACCGGTCTGAAGATCCGTTGGAGCGCGTACGGGTATCGGTACGCTACCATCATGTTCGATACGCCAGGCGTTACGCGCCGGGTGCTGGAAGAGTTGAACGGTGTCGAGTTCGGCGACGGGTACAGGCTGAGGCTGACCTATACCAGTGACGCGGGCAACTGTGCACCGGTGTCGCCCGGACAGTTCCGGCGGGAGCAGCTCATGCGCCGGGACGGTGGCTTTGTGCGCATCGTGAACCTGCCCGAAACGGTGGACGAATGGCAGCTGTCCGCGATGTTCGAAGGGTTCGGGCCCATCGCGTACGTGCTGATACTGCGTGCGTTCGAACAATCCACCGGATGCGGCATAATCCGGTACGCCGAGGTGCagtgtgcgtgcgaagcgGTGAGCGTTATGGACGGTACCAGGCGGAATGGCAAGCGGATCCGGGTGAAACAGCTCACCGAAGACAAGTTTGGCGGCCATTGGGCTATGTAA